The Syntrophorhabdales bacterium genome has a segment encoding these proteins:
- a CDS encoding aldehyde ferredoxin oxidoreductase family protein codes for MNPGTILNRKIAFIDLTDRSIRIEEIPREVRRRFLGGRGLNMYLLSRYYTRHLDPFAPENPLIFGAGFLAGTLGFGSRLNVTSKSPESGHLGDTNMGGEFAAELVKAEFSHLVVTGKSRELLYLLVRDGVLELRPAVHLRGIDTVETQKRIRSELGDERTQIACIGLAGENLVRFSAIRTGLKNAAGRTGMGAVMGAKGLKAVAVRGTMDITFPQPKEYLSYYHNALDQLMETKWARALGTYGTPLLFRLCNAMGFLSVRNNQATTVGEQGSALEAEALEHYSKGMLSCFGCPVHCRQRYAITEGKYKGTRGEGPEYGSMGSLGPKLGNLDPDDIIYACELCNYYGLDTMSTGSYLAWAMELYQRNVIGPGLTDIPLEWGNGATIIELIHRIAQRKGIGHVLAEGRDAHRTFGDASLDYLMEIKDFPIEMTDERLPKSFALGMATASRGACHMRSRASIDVLGLPEQVLESVYGGKVSSQFASYAGKGRMVWWHEVLNAVCDSLGLCRFLSVFSSPRALGYKEFSELIALATGMTVTADELKSVGERVCSLERWMLLKDGISRKDDTLPRRYFEEPVPDGPCKGQIVLRSEFDRMLNEYYDLHGWDTNGVPEKATLEKLGIGE; via the coding sequence ATGAACCCCGGCACGATACTAAACAGAAAAATAGCTTTTATTGATCTAACGGATCGTTCAATCAGGATTGAGGAGATCCCTCGTGAGGTTCGGCGCCGGTTTCTTGGCGGCAGAGGACTCAATATGTACCTGCTCTCCAGGTACTATACACGTCATCTGGACCCGTTTGCCCCGGAGAACCCTCTTATCTTCGGGGCAGGGTTTCTGGCGGGGACGCTCGGATTTGGTTCGCGCCTCAATGTGACTTCCAAGTCTCCCGAGTCAGGGCATCTGGGCGATACCAACATGGGTGGTGAATTCGCGGCCGAACTGGTCAAGGCAGAGTTCAGCCACCTTGTGGTAACAGGAAAGAGCCGGGAGCTTCTTTATCTACTCGTAAGGGATGGAGTGCTGGAACTACGTCCCGCTGTCCACCTGAGAGGGATCGATACGGTGGAGACACAGAAAAGGATTCGATCAGAACTGGGCGATGAGAGAACACAAATTGCATGCATCGGCCTGGCCGGTGAAAATCTGGTCAGGTTTTCCGCAATCCGCACGGGTCTGAAAAATGCCGCAGGAAGGACGGGCATGGGCGCGGTGATGGGCGCCAAAGGGCTGAAAGCTGTAGCTGTACGGGGCACCATGGATATCACGTTCCCCCAACCGAAAGAATACCTGAGCTATTACCACAATGCCCTCGACCAGCTGATGGAAACAAAGTGGGCGCGGGCTCTCGGCACGTACGGCACCCCTCTGCTCTTTCGTCTCTGCAACGCCATGGGTTTCTTAAGTGTCCGTAACAATCAGGCTACGACGGTGGGGGAGCAAGGCTCAGCTCTTGAAGCCGAAGCGCTGGAGCACTATTCCAAGGGCATGCTCTCCTGTTTCGGCTGTCCTGTGCACTGCCGACAGCGTTATGCAATCACTGAAGGTAAATACAAGGGAACCAGGGGTGAAGGTCCTGAGTACGGTTCCATGGGATCTCTGGGGCCTAAATTGGGAAACCTCGATCCTGATGATATCATCTATGCGTGCGAGCTCTGCAATTACTACGGGCTCGACACGATGTCTACAGGCTCGTACCTTGCGTGGGCAATGGAACTATACCAGCGGAACGTGATCGGGCCGGGGTTGACGGACATTCCGCTGGAGTGGGGTAATGGCGCCACTATCATTGAATTGATCCACCGCATTGCGCAGCGAAAGGGCATAGGCCACGTACTGGCAGAAGGGCGCGACGCGCACAGGACATTCGGAGATGCCTCTCTTGATTATCTCATGGAGATCAAGGATTTCCCGATTGAAATGACGGATGAGCGGCTGCCGAAGAGCTTTGCGCTTGGCATGGCTACGGCGTCGCGAGGCGCCTGTCACATGAGAAGCAGAGCATCCATCGATGTGCTCGGGCTTCCTGAACAGGTACTGGAGAGCGTTTACGGGGGTAAGGTGAGCAGTCAGTTCGCGTCGTATGCGGGCAAAGGAAGAATGGTATGGTGGCACGAGGTCCTGAACGCGGTTTGTGATTCTCTGGGCCTCTGTCGTTTCTTAAGCGTTTTCTCCAGCCCTCGTGCGCTGGGCTACAAGGAATTTTCTGAGTTGATTGCGCTTGCTACGGGCATGACCGTTACAGCCGACGAGTTGAAATCCGTCGGAGAACGCGTCTGTTCGCTTGAACGATGGATGCTTCTCAAGGATGGCATCAGCCGGAAAGATGACACGCTTCCCCGCAGGTATTTCGAAGAGCCGGTTCCCGATGGACCTTGCAAAGGGCAAATCGTCCTCCGGTCCGAATTTGATCGGATGTTGAACGAGTACTATGATCTGCATGGCTGGGACACGAACGGGGTCCCCGAAAAAGCGACGTTAGAGAAGCTCGGGATTGGCGAATGA
- a CDS encoding endonuclease/exonuclease/phosphatase family protein, which translates to MERARSAGIRVVTYNVHKCRGLDRRVRPARIADVLREIHADIIALQEVVCIEGKTPQEHQARYIADELGLEYRLGETRRHRGGAYGNVVLTRLPMFSTRNYDLSQPGREERGCLHVDIELRRGLVLHFYNIHLGTAYLERRKQARKLLDEDILKGSGGIRIVLGDFNEWTRGLTTKLLSRHFECVDARLHLGRSRTYPGVMPFLHLDHIYFDRVLKLKGATLHRSRTALIASDHLPIVADFRIENH; encoded by the coding sequence ATGGAGAGGGCAAGAAGCGCAGGGATCAGGGTAGTGACCTATAACGTACACAAGTGCCGCGGTCTGGACAGGCGAGTGAGGCCGGCTCGCATAGCCGACGTCTTGCGCGAAATACATGCGGACATAATAGCCCTGCAGGAGGTCGTGTGCATCGAAGGAAAGACGCCGCAGGAACACCAGGCGCGCTATATTGCTGACGAACTGGGGCTTGAGTACAGACTCGGAGAAACCCGGAGGCACCGCGGCGGCGCATACGGGAATGTCGTCCTAACCCGTCTGCCCATGTTCTCCACGCGCAACTACGACTTGAGCCAACCGGGCAGGGAAGAAAGAGGCTGTCTGCACGTTGATATCGAACTGCGGCGAGGCCTGGTGCTCCATTTCTATAACATACATCTGGGCACTGCGTACCTCGAGAGACGCAAGCAGGCCAGGAAACTTCTCGATGAAGATATCCTGAAGGGCAGCGGAGGAATACGTATCGTGCTCGGAGACTTTAACGAATGGACGCGCGGACTAACAACGAAGCTCCTTTCCCGCCATTTCGAGTGTGTTGACGCCCGACTTCACCTGGGACGGTCAAGGACGTACCCGGGTGTCATGCCTTTTCTTCATCTCGATCACATCTATTTCGACAGAGTTCTGAAACTGAAGGGAGCGACGCTACACCGGAGTCGTACAGCGTTAATCGCCTCGGACCATCTGCCTATCGTCGCCGATTTTCGTATTGAAAATCATTGA
- a CDS encoding ferredoxin — protein sequence MKSVTVDESCVGCGSCVEICPEVFEMEGDVAIVKKGADLSLDNKIVEAADACPVEAIHYDK from the coding sequence ATGAAATCAGTGACTGTTGATGAAAGTTGCGTTGGCTGTGGCTCCTGTGTCGAGATTTGTCCGGAGGTCTTCGAGATGGAAGGAGATGTGGCAATCGTCAAGAAAGGAGCGGATCTGTCTCTTGACAACAAGATAGTGGAGGCTGCAGATGCATGCCCTGTAGAGGCTATCCACTACGACAAATAG